ACATTAACAAAAAGAAAATATGAAATACCTATTATTGCAAAGAAACGAGGAATTGCCCAAGTTCGCGCAATTGAAGTCGAAATCTTTGATATTTTTCGATTAAACTCGATCAAACTCAACTACGAAGGACCTTTTCGAGAAGAAGCAATCGTATACCCTTCTTTCTCACCTGTTCACACGTTAAAAAAAGTAATCCAAAATGAACGAGGAAGCCAGCCTCAACGCTTTTCATTATATGAAGAAATGATGTTAACAAGAGGTAGCCGTGGATATGTATCAAATGATCCTTTTAACCGAATTAATTGGAAAGCGTCAGCTCGATCAAATGAATTACAAACAAAAATTTATGAAAAAGTAACGATTTCGCGGTGGACATTTGTTGTCAATATCCGTGACGAAGACCCTTTGCAACCAACAATTAATCAATTAGAAGAGGTATTACGCCAAGTAGCTTTTGCATGTAAATATGCTATGAAAAATGACATTCACTTTGACCTTTATGTGAACCTTCGTATTCCTAAGTCGAACTTTGGATTGTACCTCCCACTAGGACATGGAAAAAAACATTTGATGAGAGCACTTGAAGTATTAGCGAGAATTAGAAGAGCGAATATGACAACACCGATTGAAAATACACTTCATCAAATCATTTCTGATCCTCGTTCTCATGCTTTTGTTTTCCACTTTGGCACATACGGAGAGAATGAAAAATCCTATTATTCAAAAGCAAAGCAATATGGCATTCATGTCCAGCGTGTACCTCTAAATGTAGAAGAAAACCCTCAAGAGATAGGAGGGGCTCATCGTGAAACCATCGCAAACTGAATTTTCTCGTTGGATGTACTTTCTTATCGAAATAACATTTATTTATGTGTTTGTTCATGCTTTATATATATTTAATGGCAGTTTTCCATATATCATTGAATTTCTAGTCCTATGCACCATTGCAGCTGCAACATACCGCTTGATTATTGGTAAAACGAATTCCGTAAAGCTGACAGCGGTCGCTGTACCATTCATTTTTTTATTAGGCGTACTATTAAACTTCGAGGTCTATGCTTCAGCTCTTTTATCTGTCCTTTTATTTTGGCGAGTCCTGACTTTGTATGAAGATCCGGAGCAAGATCGTGAAACGAAATTATTTTTTTTGACATTCGGGTTTGCGCTTGTTTTTTATTTATTGTTTTATCAACTGCATTCGAATTACGCTTTTCTAGTTATCATATTTATCCAGTTCTTTCATGTTCTACTGTATAAATCAACGATCTCTATTTTTAAAGCATCTGGTCAAAACGATGAAGTAAGCCCTCGAATCAAATGGGTTGTAGGAGGCTTGTTCACACTTAGTGGCCTTTCCGTTTTAATAGGAATGCTTTATCCCGCTGTAAAAGCCGTCTTTTTATTCGGAGCTAGTCTAGTTGCCCATATCAGTTACACAGTTGCCCAGCCTATCTTTTATTTCTTCGGTTTTTTACAACCTGAAGACCAGGAATTAGATATCGCTGAAGGGGATTATGAAGAAGGTCTCGACAACTTCATGGAAGAGATGCGCCAAACAGATGTTGAAGATACATTTATCGGATCGATGTCTTTTTATTGGATTCTTTTATCAATTCTTTTAATCATTGCTTTCATTTATATTTTGAAAATGAAATGGAACTTTGAAAAGAAAAGCGATGCTGGAAATTTAACTAGTGATATTTCTGTAAAACCTGAGAAAAAACGTTCTTTTATTGAACAATTAACAAAACGTTTCCTAACAAAAAATGACGTTCGGAAGTGGTTATATGAATTAGAGGTCGTCGCAGCTAAATACGGCTATGGAAGGGGCTATTCAGAAACATTAGCAGAGTGGCTTTTCCGTCTTCCATTAGAAGACTCTGTTAAACAAACGATATTAAATACGTACCAGTCTGTTCGATATGCTGACAAACCTGTAAAAGGAAAAGAAAGAGACGATTATAAAGTCGCTATCCAAGTAGCAAAACGCCAAATTAAAGAAGCCTCATAAGGATAAAAGCTGTCACCTTGATTAGTGACAGCTTTTCAATTCAAAGTTGTGGTTCTGTATAGTGATGACTAGGAGACCTTTCCTAGCCTCTTGTTTCAGGCCAACTTAATATCGTGATTTTTTTAATACGATCAGTTCATATGACCTTACCGAACTAAATTCCCCTTTAATCTCCCCAGACAGATCTTTCTGCTGCAAATTAGTCGCAAGTACTTCCCACGTACCTGCAGATGGTAAGTGGAGCTCATACTTTTCACGAGTCGGATTCACATAGATTGCAAGGTCTTCCTTTGTCGTTAACAGCATAAATCCAAACACTGGATTGGGCGTTGATAAGATGTGAAGATGTTTTCTTATTTCTTCTTTTGACGATAAACGAAACGAGTCATATTTTTTTCGGATTTGTACTAATGATCGAATAAATGAAATGTTTTCTTCTTCTCGCCCCCTTTGCAACCAATCCAACTGATTAATTTCATCACCAGAAATATAGCTGTTACCATCTCCCTTTTTTGTTCGAAACCATTCTTGACCAGCATGAAGAAATGGAATGCCCTGACTTAACAACGTAATACCGGTTGCTAACTGATGCATGCGTTTCTTATGTTCTTCGCTCTCATCTCGATTTGTTTTCATTAAACGATCCCATAACGTGTGGTTATCGTGACACTCAACATAATTTACTGACTGATGCACCTCAGAAACAAACGGTATCCCGTATCTTTCATCCACTGAACCAGATACTAAGTGTGGAAGCCTTTCAATAAACTTCCCTTCTCCATTAACATAGCCTCTGTCGTCCATATCGAATAATGTCCCTTTTAAAGAGTCACGAAATAAATCATTAAAAAAACTAATTCCGCGAACTTGATGAGATTGATGCGGTATTGTTTTTAACGAGTTTGGGAGTGCTGTTGGTAAGTCCCACCCTTCTCCGAGCAAAATAATCTTTGTCTCTTCTTCAGCGCATCGTTTTTCAATTTCTTTCATTGTAACGATGTCGATTGCCCCCATTAAATCGAAACGAAAACCATCTACTTTATATTCTGATAACCAGAAATCTATCGTATCAAGAATAAATTTTCTAACCATCCGACGTTCTGTTGCTAAGTCATTACCTACACCCGTTCCATTACTGACAGACCCATCTTCTTTGTATCTGAAATAATACCCTGGGACGATTTTTTCAAATGAGGACTCCTCTCGCTTAAATACATGATTATAAACCACATCTAAAATAACACTTAGCCCCTCGTTGTGAAGTGAAGCAATCATTTTTTTACATTCATAAATTCTTGTAATTGGGTGGTGTGGGTCACTAGCATAACTTCCTTCTGGAACTTGGAAGTAAAGTGGATCATACCCCCAGTTATAATACTCATGTGGATTTGTTTCATCAACTCGTGCAAAGTCATTGATTGGTAGTAGTTGAACATGCGTGATGCCTAATTGTTTTATATATGAAAGTCCTGACGACAGTCCGTTTTGGGAGACAGTGTCCTTTTCTGTTAACCCTAAAAATCTACCTTTATTCTTTACTCCACTCTGAGCATCAACAGTCGCATCCCGAACATGCAATTCATAAATGATTGCGTCTTGCACATTCTTTAGAAACGGTCTTTGTTGATTCAAAATGTAAGAAGAATTCGTTCGAGAAAAATCGACAACTACACCTTTTTTACTATTAGCAAGAAGTGCTTTTGCGTAAGGGTCGATCACCTTTTCCACTTTTCCATTTATTTCTACTCCATACTCGTACGTTGCTTCATGACAGTCACCTAGTATAACTACTTCCCAAATACCTTTTGAACATTTTTTGAGATTGATTTTATTGTTATCTAAATATAATAATACATTTATTGCAGTTGGTGCCCAAATTCTAAAAGTGGTCGCGTCTTTCCCATATATTGCACCTAATTGGGCACTTTCAGTACAATAATTGTTTTCAAACCAATGTGTCCTAACAATTTTCCTAGGATAAATTTGAAAGCGCTTACCACCCACTGATAATACCTGTTTTTCTCCAAGGGTTAATGGTTCAGAAAATGAGAATTTCCCTATTTTTTCATTTATATATCCAAGAAATTCAGCCCGAATTTCTTTTTTCGGCGTTAAAATGATCGGTTCACCTTGAGTAAGCGATTCTTCCAAATTCTCTGATTCAACCATTAATTCATGTACATCGTCAAGCCAAGCAACATTTTTAGTCACAGGACACTCCTCTTTTCTCCTAATTCTTATACCCTTATTTTATTCATCATACGTTGAATGCGTATCTCTCCATTACTAATAAAAGGTCTTAATATATATATGGGTTTTTCACTATTACCCTCAACTGTATATTTAAAACACTTAGCCAAAAACGTATATATATACATAACTATATCCAAATAATGTTTTCGGCACAATACGACAGAACCCCTCAATTTACAGTTGAATTTGTCATACAGTTAGGGATTGAAACAGTCACTATATCAGCTATAATAAATAATTATCATAATCAATACAGTATAAATCGAACCGAAACATTTTCCAAATTGAAAGTGTTTAATGTTATTTACCAAACTGAATATTTATACATAATGAAGTTTGCTAATACAGGTAACTGTGTATAACGAAAGGAGTAATAAGATAGTGCTCACCAAACACATTCCAAAAAAAGAGATATTTTTATTTCACCAAGGGACCCATTATTTTTGCTACCAACTACTTGGCAGTCACAAGGTGACTATAGATGGGCAAAAAGGCTTTTCGTTCTGTGTCTGGGCGCCAAATGCGAAAGAAGTCCGAGTTGTTGGTGACTTCAATGATTGGCAAGGAAATGGTTCGGAACTTGAAAAGGTAAATGAGGAAGGTCTTTGGTATCGTTTTTTTGAAACAGTCGCTTGTGAAAGTCGTTACAAATACGAAATCACCCGACCTGACGGTACGATCCACTTAAAATCAGATCCCTACGCGTTTCAATCAGAAGTCCGACCAGCGACAGCATCAATTACGACTCCTCCTTCAACTTATCAATGGAAGGATGAAGACTGGCAGACAAAAAAAGAAAGCATCGATCCTTTAAAAGAACCAATCAACATTTACGAAGTTCATGCAGGTACTTGGAAAAAACATGAAGATGGCTCTCTTTATACATTCAAAGACTTAGTAGAAGAACTGATTCCTTATGTGAAATCACTCGGATATACACATATTGAATTTCTCCCTCTGGGTGAACACCCCTTTGATTTATCGTGGGGATACCAACAGACAGGATATTACTCGGTTACAAGTCGCTATGGTGACATGGAGGACTTCAAATTTTTCGTAGATCAATGCCATTTGCAAGAGATCGGAGTCATTTTAGACTGGGTACCTGGTCACTTCTGTAAGGATGATCATGGTCTACGGCTTTTTGATGGTACTCCCCTTTATGAATATGAGGATGAAAAAAAATCAGAAAAACTAAATTGGGGGACGTTAACATTTGATTTTGGGCGTCCTGAAGTACAAAGCTTCCTCATATCAAATGCGCTTTACTGGCTTGAAGAGTTTCATATTGACGGACTTCGCGTTGATGCAGTAGCTAGTATGCTTTACCTAAACTTTGATAAGAGTGACGGTGAGGAGAAAATTTTCAACCATTATGGAGGGGAAGAAAACTTAGAAGCTAGTGCGTTTTTGAAGAAATTAAATGAGGTGATTTCCCATTATAAGCCTCATACATTGATGATGGCAGAAGATAGCTCCGACCTCCCTTTTATTACGTCCCCTACTTATGCTGGAGGACTCGGTTTTCATTTGAAGTGGAACATGGGGTGGATGAATGACACGCTTGAATATATGGAACATGACCCTGTATACAGAAAGTGGCATCACCAAAACCTTACCTTCCCGATCATGTATAAGGATACGGAAAATTTTCTTCTTCCCCTTTCTCATGATGAAGTTGTTCACGGAAAAAAATCACTCTTAGACAAAATGCCAGGTGATCAATGGCAACAATTTGCTAGTCTCCGTTTATTGTATGGTTATATGATGACCCACCCAGGAAAAAAACTTTTATTTATGGGTGGTGAACTTGGTCAATACGCGGAATGGAAAGACAAAGAACAGCTTGACTGGCATTTACTAGAATACCCGCTCCACAACAAAATGTTTGCATACGTTAGAGACGTTAACCATTTTTATTTAAAAGAACCAGCTCTCTATGAGCTCGATCACTCCCCGAATGGATTTGAATGGATTGATCCTCATAATATTGACCAAAGTATTATCGCCTTTCAAAGAAAGGGAAGTTCTCCGAAAGACGTATGCATCAT
The Bacillus shivajii DNA segment above includes these coding regions:
- a CDS encoding DUF4129 domain-containing protein, whose product is MKPSQTEFSRWMYFLIEITFIYVFVHALYIFNGSFPYIIEFLVLCTIAAATYRLIIGKTNSVKLTAVAVPFIFLLGVLLNFEVYASALLSVLLFWRVLTLYEDPEQDRETKLFFLTFGFALVFYLLFYQLHSNYAFLVIIFIQFFHVLLYKSTISIFKASGQNDEVSPRIKWVVGGLFTLSGLSVLIGMLYPAVKAVFLFGASLVAHISYTVAQPIFYFFGFLQPEDQELDIAEGDYEEGLDNFMEEMRQTDVEDTFIGSMSFYWILLSILLIIAFIYILKMKWNFEKKSDAGNLTSDISVKPEKKRSFIEQLTKRFLTKNDVRKWLYELEVVAAKYGYGRGYSETLAEWLFRLPLEDSVKQTILNTYQSVRYADKPVKGKERDDYKVAIQVAKRQIKEAS
- the glgB gene encoding 1,4-alpha-glucan branching protein GlgB; protein product: MLTKHIPKKEIFLFHQGTHYFCYQLLGSHKVTIDGQKGFSFCVWAPNAKEVRVVGDFNDWQGNGSELEKVNEEGLWYRFFETVACESRYKYEITRPDGTIHLKSDPYAFQSEVRPATASITTPPSTYQWKDEDWQTKKESIDPLKEPINIYEVHAGTWKKHEDGSLYTFKDLVEELIPYVKSLGYTHIEFLPLGEHPFDLSWGYQQTGYYSVTSRYGDMEDFKFFVDQCHLQEIGVILDWVPGHFCKDDHGLRLFDGTPLYEYEDEKKSEKLNWGTLTFDFGRPEVQSFLISNALYWLEEFHIDGLRVDAVASMLYLNFDKSDGEEKIFNHYGGEENLEASAFLKKLNEVISHYKPHTLMMAEDSSDLPFITSPTYAGGLGFHLKWNMGWMNDTLEYMEHDPVYRKWHHQNLTFPIMYKDTENFLLPLSHDEVVHGKKSLLDKMPGDQWQQFASLRLLYGYMMTHPGKKLLFMGGELGQYAEWKDKEQLDWHLLEYPLHNKMFAYVRDVNHFYLKEPALYELDHSPNGFEWIDPHNIDQSIIAFQRKGSSPKDVCIIICNFTPNVYYDYKVGVPTPGTYREIFNSDAKNFGGSHQLNEGDYFSSPNKWHGMNQHIKIKIPPLAITVFQRTDYEQRSPKEATE
- a CDS encoding DUF58 domain-containing protein, with protein sequence MKNHWRQKLHVSKFDYLLNASIPFLILLGMITSEILLISISFLFGMVILFNKWYLSNVVKQIHIIHDTHTKRLFPEDESNLIVPFENKGKLPILNGKWWFHLYDPDNSVNIRANDQINENNSMYELVFSIPTLTKRKYEIPIIAKKRGIAQVRAIEVEIFDIFRLNSIKLNYEGPFREEAIVYPSFSPVHTLKKVIQNERGSQPQRFSLYEEMMLTRGSRGYVSNDPFNRINWKASARSNELQTKIYEKVTISRWTFVVNIRDEDPLQPTINQLEEVLRQVAFACKYAMKNDIHFDLYVNLRIPKSNFGLYLPLGHGKKHLMRALEVLARIRRANMTTPIENTLHQIISDPRSHAFVFHFGTYGENEKSYYSKAKQYGIHVQRVPLNVEENPQEIGGAHRETIAN
- the pulA gene encoding type I pullulanase — its product is MTKNVAWLDDVHELMVESENLEESLTQGEPIILTPKKEIRAEFLGYINEKIGKFSFSEPLTLGEKQVLSVGGKRFQIYPRKIVRTHWFENNYCTESAQLGAIYGKDATTFRIWAPTAINVLLYLDNNKINLKKCSKGIWEVVILGDCHEATYEYGVEINGKVEKVIDPYAKALLANSKKGVVVDFSRTNSSYILNQQRPFLKNVQDAIIYELHVRDATVDAQSGVKNKGRFLGLTEKDTVSQNGLSSGLSYIKQLGITHVQLLPINDFARVDETNPHEYYNWGYDPLYFQVPEGSYASDPHHPITRIYECKKMIASLHNEGLSVILDVVYNHVFKREESSFEKIVPGYYFRYKEDGSVSNGTGVGNDLATERRMVRKFILDTIDFWLSEYKVDGFRFDLMGAIDIVTMKEIEKRCAEEETKIILLGEGWDLPTALPNSLKTIPHQSHQVRGISFFNDLFRDSLKGTLFDMDDRGYVNGEGKFIERLPHLVSGSVDERYGIPFVSEVHQSVNYVECHDNHTLWDRLMKTNRDESEEHKKRMHQLATGITLLSQGIPFLHAGQEWFRTKKGDGNSYISGDEINQLDWLQRGREEENISFIRSLVQIRKKYDSFRLSSKEEIRKHLHILSTPNPVFGFMLLTTKEDLAIYVNPTREKYELHLPSAGTWEVLATNLQQKDLSGEIKGEFSSVRSYELIVLKKSRY